The proteins below are encoded in one region of Sander vitreus isolate 19-12246 chromosome 24, sanVit1, whole genome shotgun sequence:
- the LOC144512759 gene encoding cystathionine beta-synthase-like, translated as MPSVPSTKETTAKGPVCPHAAKLLSHTNGEGKLREGSLPLNGVDKLPAVGTEDANGTIQINTQNVAAERKWIRPDLPSRCTWSLGASKDDSPHTQVPRKVAPTLLPNILHRIGDTPLVRINKIPKMFGLKCELLGKCEFFNAGGSVKDRISLRMVEDAERAGLLKPGDTIIEPTSGNTGIGLALAAAVKGYRCIIVMPEKMSMEKVDVLRALGAEIVRTPTSARFDSPESHVGVAWRLKNEIPNSHILDQYRNPSNPLAHYDTTAEEILEQCDGKLDMLVAGAGTGGTITGIARKLKERCPNIKIVGVDPEGSILAEPEELNKTDKTQYEVEGIGYDFIPTVLDRTVIDSWYKSDDEESFNMSRMLIREEGLLCGGSSGTAMAAAVHVAKELKEGQRCVVILPDSIRNYMSKFLSDKWMVQKGFLSEEDLMVKKPWWWNLRLQGLNLSAPLTVLPTVTCQRTIKILKEKGFDQAPVVDEAGLILGMVTLGNMLACILAGKIKLSDPVSKVLYKQFKQIRLTDNLGKLSRILETDHFALVVHEQIQYLTDGSPSLKQMVFGVVTAVDLLNFVTGRERRERSMSESTDEMN; from the exons ATGCCGTCAGTTCCTTCAACCAAGGAGACCACCGCCAAGGGCCCCGTGTGCCCTCACGCTGCCAAGCTGCTCAGCCACACCAACGGGGAAGGCAAACTCCGGGAGGGTTCGCTACCACTGAACGGGGTTGACAAGCTGCCAGCGGTGGGCACCGAAGACGCAAACGGAACCATTCAGATTAACACACAGAACGTTGCTGCGGAGAGGAAATGGATCCGGCCCGACCTTCCCAGCCGCTGCACATGGAGCCTGGGAGCCTCGAAAGACGACTCCCCTCACACACAAGTTCCAAG AAAGGTCGCTCCAACCCTTCTCCCAAACATCCTGCACAGGATTGGCGACACTCCCTTGGTTCGCATCAACAAGATCCCCAAAATGTTTGGACTCAAATGTGAATTGT TGGGCAAGTGTGAGTTCTTCAATGCTGGCGGGAGTGTCAAGGACAGGATCAGCCTGCGGATGGTGGAGGACGCTGAGAGAGCCGGGCTCCTCAAGCCGGGAGACACTATTATAGAGCCCACCTCCGGAAACACTG gtattgGGTTGGCCCTGGCTGCAGCTGTGAAAGGCTACCGCTGCATCATCGTCATGCCTGAGAAAATGAGCATGGAGAAG GTGGATGTTTTGAGAGCTCTTGGAGCCGAGATCGTCCGCACGCCCACCAGCGCTCGCTTCGATTCGCCAGAGTCTCATGTGGGCGTAGCCTGGCGCCTTAAAAACGAGATCCCCAACTCTCACATCCTGGACCAGTACCGCAACCCGAGCAATCCTCTGGCTCACTACGACACCACAGCTGAGGAGATCCTGGAGCAGTGTGACG GTAAACTGGACATGCTGGTGGCAGGAGCAGGCACAGGGGGGACAATCACAGGCATCGCCCGCAAACTTAAAGAACGATGCCCCAACATCAAG ATTGTTGGTGTTGACCCAGAAGGCTCTATCCTGGCTGAGCCCGAGGAGCTTAACAAGACGGATAAGACCCAGTACGAGGTGGAGGGCATCGGGTACGACTTCATCCCCACCGTGCTCGACAGAACA gTAATTGATAGCTGGTACAAGTCAGACGATGAGGAGTCCTTCAACATGTCTCGCATGCTGATACGAGAGGAGGGCCTGCTGTGCG GAGGCAGCTCCGGGACGGCCATGGCAGCGGCAGTACATGTCGCCAAAGAGCTGAAGGAGGGTCAACGCTGTGTGGTCATCCTGCCGGACTCCATCCGCAACTACAT gTCCAAGTTCCTGAGTGACAAGTGGATGGTCCAGAAGGGCTTCCTGAGTGAGGAGGACCTTATGGTGAAAAAGCCATG GTGGTGGAACCTAAGGCTGCAGGGCTTGAACCTGTCCGCCCCCCTCACCGTCCTGCCTACCGTCACCTGTCAGAGGACCATCAAAATCCTCAAAGAAAAGGGCTTCGACCAGGCGCCTGTGGTGGACGAGGCTGG GTTAATCTTGGGCATGGTGACTTTAGGGAACATGTTGGCCTGTATTCTGGCAGGGAAGATCAAGCTGTCGGACCCGGTCAGCAAAGTGCTCTACAAGCAGTTCAAACAG ATCCGTCTGACTGATAACTTGGGAAAGTTATCTCGCATTCTCGAGACTGACCACTTTGCCCTGGTAGTGCATGAACAGATCCAAT ACTTGACGGACGGCTCCCCTAGTCTGAAGCAGATGGTTTTTGGGGTGGTGACGGCTGTTGACCTGCTCAACTTTGTCACGGGCCGGGAAAGGAGAGAGCGATCCATGTCGGAGTCCACCGACGAGATGAACTAA